The sequence AGGATCGGGATCGGTGACGACGCCCGGATCCGGATCTCGGGGCCGACGTTGTTCGACGGGTACGCGGGAATCCCCGGATCAGGCCCCGACGAGGGCTGGTTCACCACCGCCGATGCCGGTTCGTTCACCGACGGTGTGCTCGCGGTCTTCGGCCGGGTCGACGACATGGTGATCACCGGCGGAGTGAAGGTGGCCACCCCGGCAGTCGCCGCCCGGTTGAGGCAGCACCAGTGGGTCCGCACTGCCGAGGTGCTGGGCGTACCCGATCCCGAATGGGGCCAACGTGTGGTCGCCTTCGTCGTCGGCGAGGTCGACCTCGATGACGCGCGTGACTGGGTTGGGGAGACCCTGCCGCGGTCCTGGGCGCCGCGGCAGATCGTGCCGCTGACCCGGATGCCGCTTCTGGACAACGGCAAGGTCGATCGCCAGGCACTGTTGGAGCTCGCGTGACCGATCTCCCGTTCAGGACCCAGGTCTGGGCCATTCCGCTGCGCGACCGCTTCCGCGGGATCACCGTCCGCGAAGGGATGCTCATCGAAGGAACGGCTGGCTGGGCCGAGTGGTCACCCTTCGTCGAGTACGACGACGCCGAGGTGGCGAACTGGCTCCGTTGTGCGCTCGAGGCCGCGGCCGGGGACTGGGCTCCGCCGGTCCGGACCGAGGTTCCGGTCAACGTCACGGTGCCTGCCGCCAGTCCGGAGCGGGCCGCCGAGATCGTACGCACCTCGGGCCTGACCACGGCCAAGGTGAAGGTCGGCGAGGTGCTGGCCGAGGACGTCGAACGGGTCGCCGCCGTCCGGGATGCGCTCGGTCCTGCCGGACGGATCCGGGTCGACGTCAACGGGCTGTGGACGGTTGATGAGGCCCCGGCTGCCATCCGCCTATTGGACGCCGCCGCCGGCGGCCTGGAGTACGTCGAACAGCCGTGCGCGACCGTGCAGGACCTGGCAGCCGTCCGTCGCCGCGTGGACGTGCCGATCGCAGCGGACGAGTCGATCCGCCGCGCCGAGGACCCGTACCTCGTCCGTGAACTCGAAGCCGCAGACATCGCCATCCTCAAGGTGCAGCCTCTCGGCGGCGTACGCGCCTGCCTGCGGATCGCTGAGGACATCGGCCTGCCGGTGGTGGTGTCATCGGCGCTCGAGTCGAGTGTCGGGTTGGCGGCCGGGTTCGCACTTGCGCGAGCATTGCCCGAGCTCCCGTACGCCTGCGGTCTCGCCTCCGACGCACTGTTCGCGCCGACGGCCGAGTCGCACCCCGCGGCGTCGGCGGTGCGTACGCAGTGGTGGGAGGACCGGTTGAGGAGGGTGTACGCGCATGTCTGAGGCACGCTCAGGTGACGCAGTCTCGTCCGACGCGACCGTGATAGCCCGCGCGGTCGTCTCCGAACTCATCGCCTGCGGCGTACGCGAGGTCGTGATCGCCCCGGGATCCCGCAACGCTCCGCTGTCGTTCGCGGTGTACGACGCGGCACAGGCCGGGTTGCTCCGCCTGCACACCAGGATCGACGAGCGATCAGCCGGCTTCCTGGCTCTGGGTCTCACGAAGGCCGGGTCGCTCGCAGCCGTGATGTGCACCTCGGGGACTGCGGTGGCGAACCTCCATCCCGCCGTCCTGGAAGCTGCGCACGCCGGTGTTGGCCTCGTGGTGGTGACAGCCGACCGACCGGCCGCCCTGCGCGGGACGGGTGCGAACCAGACCACCGATCAGGTGGGCATCTTCGGCTCGGCGGTGTCGACGGTTGACCTGTCGACCGATGACGTCCCGCTGCTCGGCTCGTGGGTCACCCACTGGAACGTCCAGTTCACCGAGCCGCTCACGCCGGGGGATCGTTGGACTCCGGCGCCCGTGTCGTCCGCCGAGACCCCCCTGTCGTC comes from Nocardioides baekrokdamisoli and encodes:
- a CDS encoding o-succinylbenzoate synthase encodes the protein MTDLPFRTQVWAIPLRDRFRGITVREGMLIEGTAGWAEWSPFVEYDDAEVANWLRCALEAAAGDWAPPVRTEVPVNVTVPAASPERAAEIVRTSGLTTAKVKVGEVLAEDVERVAAVRDALGPAGRIRVDVNGLWTVDEAPAAIRLLDAAAGGLEYVEQPCATVQDLAAVRRRVDVPIAADESIRRAEDPYLVRELEAADIAILKVQPLGGVRACLRIAEDIGLPVVVSSALESSVGLAAGFALARALPELPYACGLASDALFAPTAESHPAASAVRTQWWEDRLRRVYAHV